The Erythrolamprus reginae isolate rEryReg1 chromosome 5, rEryReg1.hap1, whole genome shotgun sequence genome window below encodes:
- the LOC139168472 gene encoding period circadian protein homolog 2-like: protein MSNYLKTASDKIIVETMDIQMENEQNLDILQENIEMNGKISRNDINVNYFSGPDFHSNESEENDKETAMIMESFDYYKRSEQSSKSKTRKELIKTLQDLKGYLPPHKKIKGKSSILATLKYALRSIKQIKANDEYYQLTMINESYLCDLDILSCTVEDVKNITAECTMKNADMFAVAVSLATGKILYISDQAACILHCKKDLFKNAKFVEFLAPQDVSVFYSSTVPYRLPSWSICNGVESATQEFMKEKSFFCRFSAGKVNINENNYHPFRMTPYLIKIKDEEDQLCCMLLAEKVHSGYEAPRIPPNKRIFTTIHTPSCLFQEVDERAVPLLGYLPQDLIGTPVLQHLHPNDRALMLTIHQKILLYGGQPFDYSPIRFCTRNCEYVTLDTSWSSFINPWSRNISFIIGRHRVRTSPLNEDVFVPQHTEEKMQYPNIEEITEQIHKLLLQPIYNSGSSGYGSLGSNGSHENLMSVASSSDSNGNNEDTQKAEKTNSFKNICKNGSVDRTHASFDSRLKHENQKKSYREKPTDYHDHTNSATQLFENDGIETACQRSLVAKESTLGEQMIYSYQEISCLDNVIRYLESCCAADAMQKMTHPKPYTDVALNTDIYREKINSDTTKALAEILEDNQSGIKSTENQTIVLQSNNLQEKKRKAIFKKLGLTKDSLAIHNEKEEWSFMNKCKQIKRFHIFKCAYNCYFQKRPKGEYDMCGLHHGSGIALSWKKIGSIKKSKQKRYKQHYSSNNQTSGTKPLHKFILLSPNSSNNSQASYPTLPVSIILPTVFPSTEITSAGSQVSPSYFNEKQDFKKHCPLPLTELVSPLITPVVALVLPNPVCPQTSNSILQTSSLEPSDFSVQPSFSSETLLTTLPSFAASNKSSPEVDFSAQPFCCNSLANSKKNPVVKYQSKLSHCCTSETLGLQDHSSSTSFQSRCSSPLQLNLLQLEEIPKTLSSGSVTIEENYETLTDGEIINLQLSSNDKRKAACAVNTPVEVQNSDEFSLSIDLLDLLQEDTNSVTGSVSSGRFALAAAESLDSGSNGCDLSICGAGCSETSHISKYIESINSSENNHKTKCSQMEEDVHNIKNVLQDPLCLLMANTDDTVMMTYQIPSRKLETVLRDDRLKLKQMQMFQPIFTEDQKNELLEVHPWIHKGELPQALANSLCVNCEENS, encoded by the exons ATGAGCAACTATTTGAAAACAGCAAGTGATAAAATCATTGTAGAAACTATGGATATTCAAATGGAGAATGAACAAAATTTGGATATTCTTCAGGAAAATATTGAGATGAATGGGAAAATTAGTAGGAATGATATCAATGTAAATTATTTCAGCGGGCCTGATTTCCACAGCAATGAAAGTGAAGAAAATGATAAAGAAACAGCTATGATTATGGAATCTTTTGATTACTATAAAAG AAGTGAACAATCTTCTAAATCTAAAACTCGGAAGGAGTTGATAAAAACTTTGCAAGATCTAAAAGGATATCTTCCTCCTCATAAAAAGATCAAAGGCAAATCAAGTATCCTGGCAACTTTGAAATATGCACTTAGGAGCATTAAGCAAATTAAAG CCAATGATGAATATTATCAGTTGACGATGATTAATGAAAGCTATCTCTGTGATCTTGATATATTATCCTGTACTGTGGAAGATGTTAAAAACATTACTGCAGAGTGCACCATGAAGAATGCA GATATGTTTGCTGTAGCTGTTTCTTTGGCTACTGGGAAAATTTTGTACATCTCTGATCAGGCTGCCTGTATCCTCCATTGTAagaaagatttatttaaaaatgccAAATTTGTGGAGTTTCTGGCACCTCAGGATGTCAGTGTGTTCTATAGCTCAACTGTACCATATAGATTGCCATCTTGGAGTATTTGCAATGGAGTTG aaTCTGCTACCCAAGAGTTCATGAAGGAAAAATCTTTCTTCTGCCGCTTCAG tgcAGGAAAAGTGAATATAAATGAGAATAACTACCATCCATTCCGTATGACCCCATATCTTATTAAAATAAAAGATGAAGAAGATCAGCTATGTTGTATGTTGCTTGCAGAAAAGGTACACTCTGGTTATGAAG caCCTAGAATTCCTCCTAATAAAAGAATCTTTACCACCATCCATACACCAAGTTGCTTATTCCAAGAAGTAGATGAAAG AGCTGTGCCTCTGTTGGGATACTTACCTCAGGACTTAATTGGAACTCCTGTTTTACAACATCTTCATCCAAATGACAGAGCTTTAATGCTAACAATTCaccaaaaaa tactTCTGTATGGCGGACAACCATTTGATTATTCACCAATCAGATTCTGTACTAGAAATTGCGAATATGTAACTTTGGATACAAGCTGGTCTAGTTTCATCAATCCTTGGAGTCgaaatatttcatttataattgGAAGACACAGAGTTAGAAC gagCCCTTTGAATGAAGATGTATTTGTACCTCAGCACACAGAAGAAAAAATGCAATATCCCAATATTGAAGAAATTACAGAGCAAATACATAAGCTATTACTACAA CCTATATATAACAGTGGATCCAGTGGCTATGGAAGTTTGGGCAGCAATGGATCACATGAGAATCTAATGAGTGTGGCTTCATCCAGTGACAGCAATGGGAACAATGAAGATACTCAGAAGGCAGAGAAAACT aattcttttaaaaatatttgtaaaaatgGAAGTGTGGACAGAACTCATGCCTCCTTTGATTCTAGATTAAAGCATGAAAATCAGAAGAAATCTTACCGAG AGAAACCCACTGACTACCATGATCATACCAATAGTGCTACTCAATTGTTTGAAAATGATGGTATTGAGACTGCTTGCCAAAGGAGTCTAGTTGCAAAGGAATCAACTTTGGGAGAACAAATGATATATTCATATCAAGAGATCAGCTGTTTAGATAATGTTATCAG ATACTTGGAAAGTTGCTGTGCAGCTGATGCTATGCAGAAAATGACTCACCCGAAACCATATACTGATGTAGCACTGAATactgatatatatagagagaaaattAATTCTGATACAACAAAAGCATTAGCAG aaatttTAGAAGACAATCAATCTGGGATAAAATCCACAGAGAATCAAACTATTGTTCTACAATCTAACAATttacaagagaaaaagagaaaagctaTATTTAAGAAATTGGGCCTTACGAAGGATAGCCTTGCAATacataatgaaaaagaagagtGGAGTTTTATGAATAAGTGTAAACAAATAAAAAGGTTCCATATTTTTAAGTGTGCTTACAATTGCTACTTTCAAAAAAGACCCAAAGGAGAATatg ATATGTGTGGATTACACCATGGTTCTGGAATAGCTTTATCTTGGAAGAAAATTGGATCGATCAAGAAATCTAAACAAAAAAGATACAAACAACATTATTCTTCAAACAATCAAACATCTGGTACCAAACCCTTGCATAAATTTATTTTGCTTAGCCCAAATTCATCAAATAATTCACAAGCAAGTTACCCAACTCTGCCAGTTTCAATAATTTTGCCCACCGTTTTTCCATCTACAGAAATCACATCAGCGGGTTCTCAGGTTTCCCCTTCTTATTTTAATGAAAAACAGGATTTCAAAAAACATTGTCCTCTGCCATTAACTGAGCTTGTTTCACCATTAATCACTCCAGTAGTAGCACTTGTTCTCCCTAACCCTGTATGTCCTCAGACAAGCAATAGTATCCTTCAGACATCTTCTCTTGAGCCATCTGATTTTTCTGTTCAGCCTTCTTTCTCTTCAGAAACTTTGCTTACAACACTTCCTTCATTTGCTGCCTCAAACAAGTCATCTCCTGAAGTAGATTTTTCAGCACAGCCATTTTGTTGTAATTCTCTAGCAAATAGTAAAAAGAACCCTGTTGTAAAATACCAAAGTAAGCTGTCCCATTGCTGTACATCAGAAACTTTGGGTCTACAAGATCACTCCTCATCAACGTCGTTCCAGTCACGATGCAGTTCTCCTTTACAGTTGAATCTTCTGCAATTAGAAGAAATACCAAAAACATTATCAAGTGGAAGTGTTACTATAGAGGAAAATTATGAGACTTTAACTGATGGAGAGATTATAAATCTACAGTTAAGCAGCAATGATAAAAGAAAAGCAGCATGTGCC GTTAATACACCAGTGGAAGTTCAGAATAGTGATGAGTTTTCATTATCTATTGACCTACTTGATTTACTTCAAGAAGACACCAATTCAGTCACTGGATCTGTTTCATCAGGAAGATTTGCTTTAGCAGCTGCTGAGTCTCTAGATTCTGGATCAAATGGATGTGATTTGTCAATCTGTGGAGCAG GATGTAGTGAGACAAGTCATATTAGCAAATATATTGAAAGCATTAATTCCTCAGAAAATAATCATAAAACAAAATGTTCACAAATGGAAGAAGATGTACATAACATTAAAAATGTCCTCCAGGATCCTCTTTGCCTGTTGATGGCAAATACAGATGATACTGTTATGATGACTTACCAGATTCCATCACG AAAATTGGAAACTGTTTTGAGAGATGACAGATTGAAACTGAAACAAATGCAGATGTTCCAGCCAATATTTACGGAGGACCAAAAAAATGAGTTACTTGAAGTTCATCCATGGATTCATAAAGGTGAACTTCCTCAGGCTCTTGCAAATTCG CTTTGCGTTAATTGTGAAGAAAATAGCTGA